Part of the Rhodopirellula islandica genome is shown below.
TTTCGCGAACGGCCAGAGCAATCTTTTGTTCGCGTTCAAATTTCTCTTTTGCCGCTTCGCGATCCCACTCGTTGTGGATGACGGCTTCCAAAGGTTCGTCCATCGACATGGGGTGACCGATCCATTCGACGTGTCCATCGGTGCCGACGATGAACGCGGTCGGAATGCCGTTTTGATTGGCGGCTTTCATGTAGTCTGCATTGACCGATCCGTCTGGATCCGTGGTCAGGCTGTACGCCGATGTCAGCTCGCCAAACGTGATGGGCTTGGTCTCTTCGGTGGCTTCGTCTGCTTCCTCCTCGTTTTCTTTGGGAGCTGGTTCTTTGATTCCGAGAATGCTTGGGCTGACCGGACGCTTCAAGAAAGTGGTGACTGTTTCCAGGTCTTCCGTGCTGACGCTGACGACTCGGACACCTTGGTCAGCGTACTTGCTCTGCAATTCGGCCAGGTGAGGCATGCTGTAAAGGCACGGTCCGCACCACGTGGCCCAGAACTCAACCACATACACCTTGCCGGGTTCAAATTTTGACATTGGCGAGGGTGACTCACCCACCCAGTGTTCAATGTCCAGCGATGGGGCGGGCGACCCAATGGTCAACACCTTGGGGGCCTCCTGGGCGGTTTCTTTCGAAGGCTGTTTCGCCGGTTTTTCGTCGCCGGGACTCGCTTTGGCCGCGACCAGCTTCTTGGCTTCCACGGGCGGGGGCGTTGTGCGGTCGTCCCCCTTGGCAATCCCGCCGGTACCAATCACAAAGCAACAAACAAACACACGAGCGGTCGAAGAGATTTTCACGACGAAATCCTCGTTGGGCAAATCGGATGAAGAGTCAGTGGGATGACTCCCTCACAATAACAGACTGCCGCCACCTCCAAATGCCGAATGAGACTCAAAAATGTCCGAGAACGACCTGAGGCGGGCTGACCTGCTCGAGACAGCGATCAAGGCTGCGAAAGTCGGCGGTGAGATTCTCCGTCGCTACTTTGAAAATGGCGTGATGATCCGCGACAAGTCCGTGGATGGGGGCAAGGCTTACGACCTGGTCAGCGACGCGGACTTGGAGAGCGAGCAGGCCGTGGCGACGCTGATCCGAGAGGCCTACCCCGATCATGAATTGCTGGGGGAAGAAGATCTTCAGGACGGCGATTCCAGTGCGGAGCATTTGTGGGTGATTGACCCGCTCGACGGAACCAATAACTTCGCCCATCACCTGCCTCATTTCGCTGTTTCGATCGCGTACTACGAGTCCGGCGTTCCGATTGTAGGTGTCGTCTACAATCCGATTCGCAATGATTTGTTCACCACCGTTCAAGGGCAAGGTGCGTTTCTAAACGGTGAGCGAGTGCATGTCAGCGAGTCCTCTTCGCTGAACCAATCCATGATCGGTTGTGGGTTTTACTACGACCGTGGTGACATGATGCGTGCCACCTTGGATGCGATCGCGGAATGTTTCCAAAACGAAATTCATGGCATCCGCCGGTTCGGCGCCGCTTCGTTGGACCTGTGCGAAGTCGGCTGCGGCGGTTTCGATGCATTCTTTGAATACAAGTTGTCCCCGTGGGACTTTGCCGCAGGAGCCCTCTTCATCACTGAAGCGGGAGGCCAGATCACCACCGCGACCGGTGACGCTCTGCCACTGGAAACAACCAGCGTTCTGGCCAGCAACGGGAAGGTCCACTCGGTAATGCTTGAGATCACCACGCGGCATGCTTTGCCGGACAACCAGCAACCAATGTAGCGTTGCGGCGCAAGCCTGGACTGCTGAATGTTTGGGCTTGTGGCGGCCATGCGTTTGCGCAAGTTTTCATCCCGGTAAGGATGTCAGATGGTAGCCGTCGGTAAGCGATAGCGCCACCGATGGACACGCCCCCCACGCCGCCACACTCCATCCCGCCGTGGCCTTTGGCCACGGCGGGATGGAGTGTTTTTCTGGGGCTCGCTTTCCGGGGGGACGCTGCTACGCAGCAACCCCCGGCTACCATCTGAAATCCCTACCGGGATGAAGAAAGACAGAAGCCGGAAGAAAAATTGCATTCGCGATCAGAACGCCAAAAGCAAACATTTCGCAGCCCAGCGCAAGCCCAATCCCGCCCAATCGAAAACAAATTTTAGCGGAATGTCGCAAGCCATCCGGTTTTCCGGTGGTGGAGTTTCCTGCGATCCACC
Proteins encoded:
- a CDS encoding TlpA disulfide reductase family protein is translated as MKISSTARVFVCCFVIGTGGIAKGDDRTTPPPVEAKKLVAAKASPGDEKPAKQPSKETAQEAPKVLTIGSPAPSLDIEHWVGESPSPMSKFEPGKVYVVEFWATWCGPCLYSMPHLAELQSKYADQGVRVVSVSTEDLETVTTFLKRPVSPSILGIKEPAPKENEEEADEATEETKPITFGELTSAYSLTTDPDGSVNADYMKAANQNGIPTAFIVGTDGHVEWIGHPMSMDEPLEAVIHNEWDREAAKEKFEREQKIALAVREIIMAHRTGHHETTLKLLKEHADLFVGTRYESALKTIWFPTALATQQSDIALEIIRERIAAAPEDAVSINRWAWEVYEAVEPGLEGNEEILSTTMTALESALASEENEDNDAMWPAYDTMAHLKSIAGDKESAVEWQSRAIESAPEDEKERLQQYLSELTGTAVTSPEKADDADTETSVPQP
- a CDS encoding inositol monophosphatase family protein, producing the protein MSENDLRRADLLETAIKAAKVGGEILRRYFENGVMIRDKSVDGGKAYDLVSDADLESEQAVATLIREAYPDHELLGEEDLQDGDSSAEHLWVIDPLDGTNNFAHHLPHFAVSIAYYESGVPIVGVVYNPIRNDLFTTVQGQGAFLNGERVHVSESSSLNQSMIGCGFYYDRGDMMRATLDAIAECFQNEIHGIRRFGAASLDLCEVGCGGFDAFFEYKLSPWDFAAGALFITEAGGQITTATGDALPLETTSVLASNGKVHSVMLEITTRHALPDNQQPM